A portion of the Pan troglodytes isolate AG18354 chromosome 10, NHGRI_mPanTro3-v2.0_pri, whole genome shotgun sequence genome contains these proteins:
- the PCED1B gene encoding PC-esterase domain-containing protein 1B yields MILLRASEVRQLLHNKFVVILGDSVHRAVYKDLVLLLQKDRLLTPGQLRARGELNFEQDELVDGGQRGHMHNGLNYREVREFRSDHHLVRFYFLTRVYSDYLQTILKELQSGEHAPDLVIMNSCLWDISRYGPNSWRSYLENLENLFQCLGQVLPESCLLVWNTAMPVGEEVTGGFLPPKLRRQKATFLKNEVVKANFHSATEARKHNFDVLDLHFHFRHARENLHWDGVHWNGRVHRCLSQLLLAHVADAWGVELPHRHPVGEWIKKKKPGPRVEGPPQANRNHPALPLSPPLPSPTYRPLLGFPPQRLPLLPLLSPQPPPPILHHQGMPRFPQGPPDACFSSDHTFQSDQFYCHSDIPSSAHAGFFFEDNFMVGPQLPMPFFPTPRYQRPAPVVHRGFGRYRPRGPYAPWGQRPRPSKRRAPANPEPRPQ; encoded by the coding sequence ATGATCCTTCTGCGGGCCTCCGAAGTGCGGCAGCTGCTTCACAATAAGTTCGTGGTCATCCTGGGGGACTCTGTGCATAGGGCAGTATACAAGGACCTGGTGCTTCTGCTGCAGAAGGACCGCCTGCTCACTCCCGGGCAGCTTAGAGCAAGGGGGGAGCTGAACTTCGAACAAGATGAGCTGGTGGACGGAGGCCAGCGGGGCCACATGCACAACGGCCTTAACTACCGTGAGGTCCGCGAGTTCCGCTCCGACCACCATCTGGTGCGTTTTTACTTCCTCACCCGCGTGTACTCCGATTACCTCCAGACCATCTTGAAAGAGCTGCAGTCGGGCGAGCACGCCCCCGACCTGGTCATCATGAATTCCTGCCTCTGGGACATCTCCAGGTATGGTCCGAACTCCTGGAGAAGCTACCTGGAGAACCTGGAGAACCTGTTCCAGTGCCTGGGCCAGGTGCTGCCCGAGTCTTGCCTCCTGGTGTGGAACACGGCCATGCCTGTGGGCGAGGAAGTCACCGGGGGTTTTCTTCCGCCCAAGCTCCGGCGGCAGAAGGCCACCTTCCTGAAAAACGAAGTGGTCAAAGCCAACTTCCACAGCGCCACCGAGGCACGTAAACATAACTTCGATGTACTGGACTTGCATTTCCACTTCCGCCATGCGAGGGAGAACCTGCACTGGGACGGGGTGCACTGGAATGGACGTGTGCACCGCTGCCTCTCCCAGCtgctgctggcccacgtggccgACGCCTGGGGTGTGGAGCTGCCCCACCGCCACCCCGTGGGCGAGTGGATCAAGAAGAAAAAACCTGGCCCGAGAGTCGAAGGGCCGCCCCAGGCCAACAGAAATCACCCGGCCTTACCTCTGTCTCCACCCTTACCTTCCCCCACATACCGCCCCCTGCTTGGGTTCCCACCCCAGCGCTTGCCGCTGCTCCCGCTCCTGTCcccacagcctcctcctcccattcTCCATCACCAGGGAATGCCCCGGTTCCCACAGGGTCCCCCAGATGCCTGTTTTTCCTCAGACCATACTTTCCAGTCGGATCAATTCTATTGCCATTCAGATATCCCCTCATCAGCCCATGCAGGTTTCTTCTTCGAAGACAACTTTATGGTTGGTCCTCAGCTGCCTATGCCCTTCTTCCCCACACCCCGTTATCAGCGGCCTGCCCCAGTGGTACATAGGGGTTTTGGTAGGTATCGTCCCCGTGGCCCCTATGCGCCCTGGGGACAGCGGCCTCGACCTTCAAAGAGAAGGGCCCCAGCCAATCCTGAGCCAAGGCCTCAATAG